The following are encoded in a window of Candidatus Fluviicola riflensis genomic DNA:
- a CDS encoding methionine sulfoxide reductase B (this stereospecific enzymes reduces the R isomer of methionine sulfoxide while MsrA reduces the S form; a fusion protein of this enzyme with MsrA and thioredoxin provides protection against oxidative stress in Neisseria gonorrhoeae) produces the protein MLPKDQWNKLTEDEERIIVHKGTEYPFTGEYNKWKETGVFVCRRCENPLYKSSDKFDSGCGWPSFDDTFPGAVKQVRDADGKRIEIVCGDCGGHLGHVFTGERFTAKNTRHCVNSLSIKFKPEGMLNA, from the coding sequence ATGTTACCGAAAGATCAGTGGAACAAACTCACCGAAGACGAAGAACGAATTATTGTTCACAAAGGCACGGAATACCCATTTACGGGCGAATACAACAAATGGAAAGAAACGGGCGTGTTTGTATGCCGCCGTTGCGAAAATCCGCTGTACAAATCTTCCGATAAATTCGATTCAGGATGCGGGTGGCCTTCGTTTGATGACACGTTTCCCGGCGCAGTAAAACAAGTTCGGGATGCCGACGGTAAACGCATTGAAATTGTATGTGGGGATTGCGGCGGCCATTTGGGACACGTTTTCACAGGCGAGCGATTCACAGCGAAGAATACCAGGCATTGTGTGAATTCGCTTTCTATTAAATTCAAACCCGAAGGAATGTTGAACGCTTAA
- the tsaD gene encoding tRNA (adenosine(37)-N6)-threonylcarbamoyltransferase complex transferase subunit TsaD: MSHKNVLILGIESSCDDTSAAVIKNDTILSNVIAGQEVHRLYGGVVPELASRAHQQQIIPVVHAALSEAGVGLQKLDAIAFTRGPGLLGSLVVGTSFAKATALALGIPLLDVNHMHGHILAHFINSGQEKPSFPFICLTVSGGHTQLVLVRDYLDMEIIGTTIDDAAGEAFDKTAKLIGFPYPGGPLIDKAAKEGNPLAYPFSKPQIDGYNYSFSGLKTSVLYFLQKKVKENPDFIVQNTNDICASVQQAILDILFKKLVLAAKDLNVTDIAIAGGVSANSGLRSRLKEEGEKRGWRVFIPKFEYCTDNAAMIAITGKFLYEKGEFADQSVSALARLPFTTQR, translated from the coding sequence TTGAGTCACAAAAACGTCCTCATTTTAGGAATAGAGTCATCCTGCGATGATACATCAGCTGCGGTTATCAAAAATGACACCATTTTATCGAATGTCATTGCCGGCCAGGAGGTACATCGGCTGTATGGAGGCGTGGTGCCTGAACTGGCATCGCGGGCTCATCAGCAACAGATTATACCGGTAGTACATGCCGCACTTTCTGAGGCTGGCGTTGGTTTACAGAAATTAGACGCCATTGCGTTTACCCGTGGTCCCGGATTGTTGGGATCACTGGTTGTGGGAACTTCCTTTGCAAAAGCAACCGCGTTGGCGCTCGGCATTCCACTGCTGGATGTCAATCACATGCATGGCCATATTTTAGCACATTTTATCAATTCAGGACAGGAAAAACCGTCATTTCCATTCATTTGTCTCACCGTTTCGGGTGGACATACACAATTAGTGCTCGTTCGCGACTACCTTGACATGGAAATTATCGGGACCACAATTGACGATGCAGCAGGCGAAGCTTTCGATAAAACAGCCAAACTAATCGGGTTTCCCTATCCCGGAGGGCCATTAATTGACAAGGCTGCAAAAGAGGGAAATCCGTTGGCATATCCATTTTCAAAACCGCAAATCGATGGTTATAATTACAGCTTCAGCGGACTCAAAACATCGGTGCTTTACTTTTTGCAGAAAAAGGTGAAAGAAAATCCGGACTTCATCGTTCAAAACACCAACGATATCTGCGCTTCGGTGCAGCAAGCTATTCTGGATATTCTATTCAAAAAACTGGTGCTTGCCGCCAAAGATCTGAACGTAACCGATATTGCGATTGCTGGTGGTGTTTCGGCCAATTCCGGATTGCGCAGCCGACTGAAAGAAGAAGGTGAAAAACGCGGCTGGCGGGTGTTTATACCGAAATTTGAATATTGCACGGATAATGCCGCCATGATTGCCATTACAGGGAAATTCCTTTATGAAAAAGGTGAATTTGCCGATCAATCCGTGAGTGCATTAGCGCGCTTGCCCTTTACAACTCAACGATGA
- a CDS encoding tRNA 2-methylthio-N6-isopentenyl adenosine(37) hydroxylase MiaE — protein sequence MLGLKLPTDPRWVNIVEKNIQEILIDHAYCEQKAATNAITIIVKFPEYPDVVQAMIELCREEMEHFGMVHTKLIERGYELGVERKDAYVNDLLEYLKQTYPGDSRISFFVNRMLFSAMIEARSCERFRLLSEEINDEDLRVFYRSLMESEARHYTGFLQFARKYGEGIDVEARWQDFLAFEATLMGKYGKEETIHG from the coding sequence ATGCTTGGATTAAAGTTGCCAACCGACCCGCGCTGGGTGAATATCGTAGAGAAAAACATTCAGGAGATTCTGATCGATCACGCCTATTGTGAGCAAAAAGCCGCCACAAATGCAATTACAATTATCGTGAAATTTCCTGAGTACCCGGATGTGGTGCAGGCGATGATCGAATTGTGTCGCGAAGAAATGGAACATTTCGGAATGGTACACACCAAGCTGATCGAACGCGGTTATGAACTGGGTGTTGAACGAAAAGATGCTTACGTAAATGATCTGCTGGAATACCTGAAACAAACTTATCCCGGCGATTCACGCATTAGTTTCTTTGTAAACCGCATGTTGTTTTCAGCCATGATCGAAGCCCGAAGCTGCGAACGTTTCCGCTTGTTATCAGAAGAGATCAACGATGAAGACCTGCGCGTTTTTTACCGCAGTCTGATGGAAAGCGAAGCACGTCATTATACCGGTTTTCTTCAGTTTGCCCGGAAATATGGCGAAGGAATCGATGTGGAAGCGCGCTGGCAGGATTTTCTAGCGTTTGAAGCTACATTGATGGGGAAATACGGGAAGGAGGAGACGATACACGGATGA